The DNA region tttttttgacagaaatcaagccaatttgctcaggtttcaaagggttaaattacaaCCATTAATCTACTATAAGAATGAGTTTCTCTGATATTGTACCTTTGGGCTCTTGGGCCCACAGAGGCTCAGTCCTCCTCCACACTGTCCTCCCTGCTGCACCTCCTCTATGACCCAACAGGGCTGCGTAGTCACAATACGCTCCTTCACGACACCAAACACCTGTCTGTGCTTCTCTTTTGTCTGCTGGACCAGACAATGGGACATGTCCAGGACCCTGACACATTGAATCaaagaaacataattttaatatttaacaggGAATATTCTTGGAAATATGACATTTACACAGAAATGGAATTCTTGAAACTCTTGACTTAACCTGActagaatttcaaaataaaaccattctGAACCAAACATGCAATTTCCTTGTCAGTGTTAATATTCTACCCAACCTGCTGTTTCGTCTTCCAACTTTATAGCTGGGCAAAGATCATTCCTGCTGTTTACAGATCTTTAACATACTGCCTGTCAGATGTCTtatacaatgtttttctttcacgCTGACCCTATTTAACGCCACCAGACAGGAAAGTAGAAACAGGTAGGGGGAATTAACCTGTCTTTGGAGTCTCGCAGCAGCTTCTGCACATCCACTTCCTCTTTCTTCAGACTGCCAAATAATGATTGGAGTCTGGAAGAATCTTTACCCTCCAGGCTCGCATTTGAGTGGACAAAACTTGCATCCACTTTCCCCTGGATGTTTTCACCATAAGTGCCATTGTATTTGATGAAGTCTATCTCTATAACACCTGTACACAGGGTTTGCAGAGGTGTTTAGGTTTTCTGTGGtattaaacaataaattgatAACACAGTATAATAGTGTGGATTGATGTGATGTTTACCGGGCTTTATAGGTGTGTCTCCTGTTAGTAGATCATTGAGGTTGAAATCAGTGGGAATATACTTGGGCTTCTGCCAGACCCAAAAACGCTTGCGCTTCACCACCACTGTCAGAAGAGCAATGGTGTCATTCAAGCTGGAAACTGGGATCAGCAAGCCTCCACGATCCACCTCCTCCACAAAGTTTCTGGTGGCTGTGGCAAACATCTCCTAACTGATCAAACCTGTGAGGATGATAATGAAGTGAAgtcaaacacaaagagaaagagtgaggACTCGTTTACTAAATAGTCTCTAGAAAAAAGTACCAGTCAAGTGAGCCCCTTTTTAGGCTATAAACTTGTGTTGTTGCTGGTTCAACAATCGCTCCAATATCCgtttgtttttgatatttaaaaaagtccCCACAGCAGTTCTACACATCCTGACACTATCTGTCCTTTTAAAGCTtatcaagcaaaacaaaaaagtaatatccAGTGACAATCATGTCTACACATTGAGAAGTAACATGCTA from Plectropomus leopardus isolate mb unplaced genomic scaffold, YSFRI_Pleo_2.0 unplaced_scaffold10716, whole genome shotgun sequence includes:
- the LOC121963284 gene encoding gasdermin-E-like, encoding MFATATRNFVEEVDRGGLLIPVSSLNDTIALLTVVVKRKRFWVWQKPKYIPTDFNLNDLLTGDTPIKPGVIEIDFIKYNGTYGENIQGKVDASFVHSNASLEGKDSSRLQSLFGSLKKEEVDVQKLLRDSKDRVLDMSHCLVQQTKEKHRQVFGVVKERIVTTQPCWVIEEVQQGGQCGGGLSLCGPKSPK